From a region of the Flavobacterium sediminilitoris genome:
- a CDS encoding choice-of-anchor J domain-containing protein, which translates to MKKIFKNIFIATVILSITTSCVKDDDYDVVTDYIPVLVGNNFENESRGSGSNEVAVNLPGWLNVAVEGSRLWHVRQFDENQYAEFSSFFSYNDPNDDIWLITSKMDFAATPNSESLTFDTKKRISNSAEFKVLISTDFDGNKDNISTSTWEELDFISPDSDDVFVNSGIVNLSDYQNSNNVYVAFRYIGSKANGATTTFQIDNIRIFENK; encoded by the coding sequence ATGAAAAAAATATTTAAAAACATATTCATTGCAACTGTAATACTAAGCATTACTACAAGCTGTGTAAAAGATGATGATTATGATGTTGTTACAGATTATATTCCTGTATTAGTAGGAAATAATTTTGAAAATGAGAGCAGAGGAAGTGGTTCTAATGAAGTTGCAGTAAATTTACCTGGATGGTTAAACGTAGCTGTTGAAGGTTCAAGATTATGGCACGTTAGACAATTTGATGAAAATCAATATGCTGAATTTTCTTCTTTTTTTTCTTATAATGATCCAAATGATGATATTTGGTTAATTACTTCAAAAATGGATTTCGCAGCTACTCCTAATTCTGAAAGTCTAACTTTTGACACAAAGAAAAGAATTTCAAATTCTGCTGAATTTAAAGTTTTAATTTCTACTGATTTTGATGGAAACAAAGATAACATCTCAACTTCAACATGGGAAGAGTTAGATTTTATCTCACCTGATTCTGACGATGTTTTCGTAAATAGCGGAATAGTTAATTTATCCGACTACCAAAACAGCAACAATGTTTATGTCGCTTTTCGTTATATCGGAAGCAAAGCTAATGGTGCAACTACAACATTTCAAATAGATAATATTAGAATTTTTGAAAATAAATAA
- a CDS encoding DUF5689 domain-containing protein — MKKFKIILTTALFTTLFSCVNGDDYGTPDLSNECVTLTTTKEVIDITSTSQSNHQEWTGEDIIEAYVTSSDEGGNFYKSISLVSTDGNIGFSIPVDAYNLYTKYEPGRLVYINMKNRYYQIDNSATVIGSLYDGGDITNPNNDDVGRISGVEYEDIILRSCSNVNEDDLVNHVTIAQALNNQYINKLIEFDNVQFTDASLNQNYYDTDVFTIGGGTNHQITDEFGNTVTVRVSEFATFAGDQIPSGNGKIRGVLTKFGSTWQFMIRTLNDVKLDQPRIDSAPPLGGTNIQYLGSFLEDFETYTSGSVTTGQKIFPKYVNDPVEGGNYWYCEAFSNNKYLKMTAFSSNSNYQFDVNRVYFIMPVDFSAANNMSFKSQDRFDVGGVLKVYYSTDYAVLGNVDDATLVDITSNFTIASGTTGSASQPFVNSGVYNFPTSLTGNGFILFEYTGGYSYTPALTTTMHIDDIAIN, encoded by the coding sequence ATGAAGAAGTTTAAAATAATTTTAACAACGGCTCTATTCACAACACTATTTAGTTGTGTAAATGGAGATGATTATGGAACACCTGATTTATCAAATGAATGTGTTACCCTAACAACAACTAAAGAAGTGATTGATATTACTTCTACATCTCAATCTAATCATCAAGAATGGACAGGAGAAGATATTATTGAAGCTTATGTAACATCAAGTGATGAAGGTGGAAACTTTTATAAATCAATATCATTAGTTTCAACTGATGGAAATATTGGATTTAGTATTCCAGTTGATGCATATAATTTATATACAAAATATGAACCAGGAAGACTTGTATATATTAACATGAAAAATCGTTATTACCAAATAGACAATAGCGCTACAGTTATTGGTTCATTATATGACGGTGGTGATATAACTAATCCAAACAATGATGACGTTGGTAGAATATCGGGTGTAGAATATGAAGATATTATACTACGTTCATGTTCAAATGTAAATGAAGATGATTTAGTAAATCACGTTACAATTGCACAGGCATTAAACAATCAATATATTAATAAATTAATTGAGTTTGATAACGTTCAATTTACTGATGCTTCATTAAATCAAAACTATTATGATACTGATGTATTTACAATAGGTGGCGGAACAAATCATCAAATAACAGATGAATTTGGAAACACAGTAACAGTACGTGTAAGTGAGTTTGCTACTTTCGCAGGAGATCAAATACCTAGCGGAAATGGTAAAATAAGAGGTGTATTAACAAAATTTGGTAGCACTTGGCAGTTTATGATAAGAACCCTAAACGATGTTAAATTAGACCAACCACGTATTGATTCTGCTCCACCATTAGGAGGGACTAACATCCAGTATTTAGGCTCTTTCTTAGAAGATTTTGAGACGTATACTTCTGGTAGTGTAACAACAGGACAAAAAATATTTCCAAAATATGTAAATGATCCTGTAGAAGGAGGTAATTATTGGTATTGTGAAGCTTTTAGTAATAATAAATATTTAAAAATGACTGCTTTTAGTTCCAATTCTAATTACCAATTTGATGTAAATAGAGTTTACTTTATAATGCCAGTTGATTTTTCAGCGGCAAACAATATGTCGTTTAAATCTCAAGATAGATTCGATGTTGGTGGTGTTTTAAAAGTTTATTATTCTACTGATTATGCCGTTTTAGGAAATGTTGATGATGCAACGTTAGTTGATATCACATCAAACTTTACTATTGCAAGCGGAACAACAGGTAGTGCTTCACAACCTTTTGTAAACAGTGGTGTTTATAATTTTCCAACTAGTTTAACTGGAAATGGCTTTATTCTTTTTGAATATACTGGAGGATATAGCTACACTCCTGCATTAACAACAACAATGCATATTGATGATATTGCAATTAACTAA